One window of the bacterium genome contains the following:
- a CDS encoding purine-binding chemotaxis protein CheW, whose translation MATESTAARIAQAGKFLSFILGEEEYGLEILKVQEINGMMGITRVPRTPDYVRGVINLRGRVIPIVSLRKKFKMPAVADTEKTCIIVVQVRYVDREITMGIIVDEVSEVLNIGDGQIEPPPSFGGGMEEADFITGMGKLENKVVILLDIDRVMSGTEMEAVMQAAN comes from the coding sequence ATGGCAACGGAATCGACGGCCGCCAGGATCGCGCAGGCGGGGAAATTCCTCTCGTTCATCCTGGGCGAAGAGGAATACGGGCTGGAGATCCTGAAGGTGCAGGAGATCAACGGCATGATGGGCATCACCCGCGTGCCGCGGACGCCGGACTATGTTCGCGGCGTGATCAACCTGCGCGGTCGCGTGATCCCCATCGTGAGCCTTCGCAAGAAGTTCAAGATGCCGGCCGTGGCCGACACCGAGAAGACGTGCATCATCGTGGTCCAGGTCCGTTATGTGGACCGCGAGATCACGATGGGCATCATCGTCGACGAGGTCTCGGAAGTGCTGAACATCGGTGACGGCCAGATCGAGCCGCCCCCGAGCTTCGGCGGCGGCATGGAAGAAGCCGACTTCATCACCGGCATGGGCAAGCTCGAGAACAAGGTCGTGATCCTGTTGGATATCGACCGCGTGATGAGCGGCACCGAGATGGAAGCCGTCATGCAGGCTGCGAACTGA
- a CDS encoding Hpt domain-containing protein: MSKSTVLELLEQIAETVVFIDQDTPAGFATVENDLTTLSGRLAEVGRLQESAICANAAHLAGGLAKGFGNPAQALKVLTAGLDALRASLGQECHPEDAGFPAELATAEATAVVSESLAEPAPVNEPAPVNEPAVASEVEVAVAVEADVAAACEEAPADAAPVAVAAPAVHVPVTPLASDVLSMVDESIMSEFLARQADVLDEIEKELLNVEDGTSEGDLTGLLRFFHTLKGESALLGMPHVAELCHATEDMMQSEPLAACVERLLDVKDWLGSVMRQYSGANVVPAPVMDIMARLKEIPAAPAPAVAPTVATPVAPVPVAVDEAEVATYEVVAYIGHNVLDSDTDLIHDFVAEAVEHLDASEGHLLAIEKDPHQSEALNAVFRAFHTIKGLAGFIELEHIKDLAHKAENLLDMARRSELELVGNNMDLVFESVDMMKRLVEGVTAALGGDGRLTGESRLASLMTRLVAATDTKRAAPAPVVAATPAPEPVAAPAAAPKKPGTGFIPLGNMKKTASAPAAQAAAPAPVATAPVAPVAPVAAAEADGDQRGGKAPSKVREAMRVDAERLDHLIETIGELVIAESMVSQSPEIKRTGMSVKLAKDIDHLDKICRELQEIGMSLRMVPVRPVFQKMARLVRDLSKKQDREVEFVVSGEDTELDKNVVDKIGDPLVHMVRNAVDHGIEADPADRLKLGKPAQGRIELRAFHKGGNICIEIEDDGKGLDREAILAKAISRGMLREGENPSDRDLFALIFEPGFSTAKQVTDISGRGVGMDVVRRNIEELRGTVDISSAPGKGSTFSIKLPLTLAIIEGMVIRVGEEHYIIPTLSVVRLIRPQARDVTHVFDRGEMLAFEGNHLPLFRLAGLFDVNEAKVRPEEAMVVVVEDEGRKVGLMADELLGQQSIVIKSLGETMQGTDGVAGGAIMSNGNVALILDIAGIVRVAHQVDTTAHSRVCRGAATATLDQAVTAGGALPAMEYVDGDLEAVEGREPATQTV, encoded by the coding sequence ATGAGCAAGTCCACGGTGCTTGAGCTGCTCGAACAGATCGCCGAGACGGTGGTCTTCATCGACCAGGACACTCCGGCAGGGTTCGCGACCGTCGAGAACGACCTGACCACGCTGTCCGGTCGCCTGGCCGAGGTCGGCCGCCTTCAGGAATCGGCGATCTGCGCCAATGCGGCGCACCTGGCCGGCGGCCTGGCCAAAGGATTCGGCAACCCGGCACAGGCCCTCAAAGTACTGACTGCGGGCCTCGACGCCCTGCGTGCCAGCCTGGGCCAGGAATGCCATCCGGAAGACGCCGGCTTCCCGGCCGAGCTCGCGACGGCGGAGGCGACCGCAGTGGTGTCCGAGTCGCTGGCCGAGCCTGCGCCGGTCAACGAGCCTGCGCCGGTCAACGAGCCTGCGGTCGCGTCCGAGGTTGAAGTCGCCGTCGCGGTCGAAGCCGATGTCGCAGCCGCCTGCGAAGAGGCGCCCGCTGATGCCGCCCCCGTCGCCGTGGCCGCGCCCGCTGTCCATGTACCGGTGACGCCTTTGGCCAGCGACGTCCTCAGCATGGTGGACGAGTCCATCATGAGCGAGTTCCTGGCCCGCCAGGCCGATGTGCTGGACGAGATCGAGAAGGAACTGCTCAACGTCGAGGACGGCACCTCCGAAGGCGACCTGACCGGCCTGTTGCGCTTCTTCCATACGCTCAAGGGCGAATCGGCGCTGCTGGGCATGCCCCATGTGGCCGAGCTCTGCCACGCCACCGAGGACATGATGCAGAGCGAGCCGCTGGCCGCCTGCGTCGAGCGCCTGCTCGACGTCAAGGACTGGCTGGGTTCGGTGATGCGCCAGTACTCCGGCGCCAATGTCGTGCCGGCGCCCGTCATGGACATCATGGCGCGGCTGAAGGAGATCCCCGCGGCGCCAGCTCCGGCCGTGGCACCGACGGTCGCGACGCCAGTCGCGCCCGTGCCCGTTGCCGTGGATGAGGCGGAGGTCGCCACGTACGAAGTGGTGGCCTACATCGGCCACAACGTCCTCGACAGCGACACCGACCTGATCCACGACTTCGTGGCCGAGGCCGTCGAGCATCTCGACGCCTCGGAAGGCCACCTGCTGGCCATCGAGAAGGATCCGCACCAGTCCGAGGCGCTGAACGCCGTCTTCCGCGCGTTCCACACCATCAAGGGCCTGGCCGGGTTCATCGAGCTCGAGCACATCAAGGACCTGGCCCACAAGGCCGAGAACCTGCTCGACATGGCGCGCCGCAGCGAACTGGAGCTTGTCGGCAACAACATGGACCTCGTCTTCGAGTCGGTCGACATGATGAAGCGACTGGTCGAAGGCGTGACGGCAGCGCTCGGCGGCGACGGGCGCCTGACCGGTGAAAGCCGGCTGGCGAGCCTGATGACGCGGCTGGTGGCGGCCACCGACACGAAACGGGCGGCCCCGGCCCCCGTCGTCGCTGCGACTCCCGCGCCGGAGCCGGTCGCCGCCCCTGCGGCCGCGCCGAAGAAGCCCGGCACCGGGTTCATCCCCCTCGGCAACATGAAGAAGACGGCAAGCGCCCCGGCAGCCCAGGCGGCGGCGCCCGCACCGGTCGCCACGGCGCCGGTCGCGCCCGTCGCGCCGGTTGCGGCAGCCGAGGCGGACGGCGATCAGCGCGGGGGCAAGGCGCCCTCCAAGGTGCGCGAGGCCATGCGCGTGGACGCCGAGCGCCTGGACCACCTGATCGAGACGATCGGCGAGCTGGTCATCGCCGAGTCGATGGTCAGCCAATCGCCCGAGATCAAGCGGACCGGCATGTCGGTGAAGCTGGCCAAGGACATCGACCACCTGGACAAGATCTGCCGCGAGTTGCAGGAGATCGGCATGTCCCTGCGGATGGTGCCGGTGCGGCCCGTGTTCCAGAAGATGGCCCGCCTAGTGCGCGACCTGTCGAAGAAGCAGGATCGCGAGGTGGAGTTCGTCGTCAGCGGCGAGGACACCGAGCTGGACAAGAACGTCGTCGACAAGATCGGCGATCCGCTGGTGCACATGGTCCGCAACGCGGTCGACCACGGCATCGAGGCCGACCCCGCCGACCGCCTGAAGCTGGGCAAGCCGGCGCAGGGGCGCATCGAGCTGAGGGCGTTCCACAAGGGCGGCAACATCTGCATCGAGATCGAGGATGACGGCAAGGGCCTGGACCGCGAGGCGATCCTCGCCAAGGCCATCAGCCGCGGCATGCTGCGCGAAGGCGAGAACCCGAGCGATCGCGACCTGTTCGCGCTGATCTTCGAGCCCGGCTTCTCGACCGCCAAGCAGGTCACCGACATCTCCGGCCGCGGTGTGGGCATGGACGTCGTGCGCCGGAACATCGAGGAGCTGCGCGGAACCGTCGACATCTCGTCGGCGCCCGGCAAGGGCTCCACGTTCAGCATCAAGCTGCCGCTCACGCTGGCCATCATCGAGGGCATGGTCATTCGCGTCGGGGAGGAGCACTACATCATCCCCACGCTGTCGGTGGTGCGGCTGATCCGGCCGCAGGCCCGCGACGTGACGCATGTCTTCGACCGCGGCGAGATGCTCGCATTCGAGGGGAATCACCTGCCGCTGTTCCGGCTGGCCGGCCTGTTCGACGTCAACGAGGCCAAGGTGCGCCCGGAAGAGGCCATGGTCGTCGTCGTCGAGGACGAGGGACGCAAGGTCGGCCTGATGGCCGACGAGCTGCTGGGCCAGCAGTCGATCGTGATCAAGAGCCTGGGCGAGACGATGCAGGGCACCGACGGCGTCGCCGGCGGCGCCATCATGAGCAACGGCAACGTCGCCCTGATCCTCGATATCGCCGGGATCGTGCGTGTCGCCCACCAGGTCGACACCACCGCGCATTCCCGCGTCTGCCGCGGCGCCGCCACGGCCACGCTGGACCAGGCGGTCACCGCGGGGGGCGCCCTGCCCGCGATGGAATACGTCGACGGCGACCTTGAGGCCGTCGAGGGACGCGAACCGGCAACGCAGACGGTCTAG
- a CDS encoding C40 family peptidase, with translation MAAVLLGMAASGCAPKRVGGPGVATASRPHPVAVSPTPAPAPGRVPAGDQAAAAGFDPGFAEIGSEAEAGGEPAGPPVPADQPEPSLAGDPDAGPGDKVAELARTQVGKPYGWGATGPERFDCSGLAMYVYRQLGIALPRVSLEQAGTGVHVERSELKPGDLVFFSLRSAFDHVGIFLGNNRFVHAPRRQEPVRVDNLDDAWWNRAYRGARRVFGGEP, from the coding sequence GTGGCGGCGGTCCTGCTGGGGATGGCCGCGTCCGGCTGCGCTCCCAAGCGGGTGGGCGGCCCGGGGGTGGCCACCGCATCGCGCCCGCATCCCGTGGCGGTATCGCCTACGCCGGCACCGGCGCCGGGCAGGGTGCCCGCCGGCGACCAGGCGGCCGCGGCGGGATTCGATCCCGGCTTCGCGGAAATCGGCTCGGAAGCGGAGGCGGGGGGCGAACCGGCCGGTCCGCCGGTGCCGGCCGACCAGCCGGAACCATCGCTGGCGGGGGATCCGGACGCCGGCCCGGGCGACAAGGTGGCCGAACTGGCCCGCACCCAGGTGGGCAAGCCCTACGGCTGGGGTGCCACCGGGCCCGAGCGCTTCGATTGCAGCGGCCTGGCCATGTACGTTTACCGCCAGCTGGGCATCGCCCTGCCGCGCGTGAGCCTGGAACAGGCGGGCACCGGGGTGCACGTCGAGCGCTCGGAGCTGAAACCGGGCGACCTGGTGTTCTTCTCGTTGCGCAGCGCCTTCGACCATGTCGGTATCTTCCTCGGCAACAACAGGTTCGTGCACGCGCCGCGCCGGCAGGAGCCGGTCCGCGTGGACAATCTCGACGATGCCTGGTGGAACCGGGCCTACCGCGGCGCCCGCCGCGTCTTCGGCGGCGAGCCCTGA
- a CDS encoding class I SAM-dependent RNA methyltransferase produces the protein MKSHKPEPQHRRRPEKPVPVEPVVVELRIEKLVTGGDGLARDAQGACFVPRTAPGDLVRAAVVEERRGYRRAELRELLEPGADRCAAPCQHYETCGGCDLQHLTIEAQRAAKLSIIAECFQRQGKLDVAGFMGPAVYGAPLEWRTSLRLHAHPTGFYGMHRRGSHEVVRLETCPIMAAPFAEIILPWLRFLPPVEQVVVKLDGRDGWLLSLFGVPGRLKILKKIVGALEPGDAPAPGLKGILFNNRPVWGRDYLVHRVGGHSYRVGAGSFFQNNQEIAEAAVAITRGWLDEIAAAGTKLPRLLDLYGGVGLFTLALGGRFERVALVELDAGACRDAVNNIARDESVRSRAAVHEGDLTEVLRPGGPLGDDAWRDAVCVVDPPRAGLGKDGTAAVLARRPAHVFYMSCDPATQARDAAILVAAGYRPRQLRALDMFPQSAHVESLLWLEDAGEPAANP, from the coding sequence ATGAAATCACACAAGCCGGAACCGCAACACCGCCGCCGTCCGGAAAAACCCGTTCCGGTCGAACCCGTCGTCGTCGAACTGCGCATCGAGAAGCTGGTGACCGGTGGCGACGGGCTTGCCCGCGATGCCCAGGGCGCCTGCTTCGTCCCGCGCACGGCGCCGGGCGACCTCGTGCGCGCGGCCGTCGTCGAGGAGCGCCGCGGCTACCGGCGCGCCGAACTGCGCGAGCTGCTCGAGCCAGGCGCCGACCGCTGCGCCGCGCCCTGCCAGCACTACGAGACCTGCGGCGGCTGCGACCTGCAGCACCTGACCATCGAGGCGCAGCGCGCCGCCAAGCTCTCCATCATCGCCGAGTGCTTCCAGCGCCAGGGCAAGCTCGACGTGGCGGGCTTCATGGGCCCGGCCGTCTACGGCGCGCCCCTGGAATGGCGCACCAGCCTGCGCCTGCACGCGCATCCCACCGGCTTCTACGGCATGCACCGGCGCGGCTCGCACGAAGTGGTGCGGCTGGAGACCTGCCCGATCATGGCGGCGCCGTTCGCAGAGATCATCCTGCCCTGGCTGCGGTTCCTGCCGCCGGTCGAGCAGGTCGTCGTGAAGCTGGACGGGCGCGACGGCTGGCTGCTGTCGCTGTTCGGCGTGCCGGGGCGCCTGAAGATCCTCAAGAAGATCGTCGGCGCGCTGGAACCGGGCGATGCGCCGGCGCCCGGCCTGAAGGGCATCCTGTTCAACAACCGCCCCGTGTGGGGCCGCGACTACCTGGTGCATCGCGTGGGCGGGCACTCATACCGCGTCGGCGCGGGCTCGTTCTTCCAGAACAACCAGGAAATCGCCGAGGCCGCCGTGGCGATCACGCGCGGCTGGCTCGACGAGATTGCCGCCGCCGGAACGAAACTGCCGCGCCTGCTCGACCTTTACGGAGGCGTCGGCCTGTTCACGCTGGCCCTCGGCGGGCGCTTCGAGCGCGTGGCGCTGGTGGAGCTCGACGCCGGCGCCTGCCGCGACGCCGTGAACAACATCGCGCGCGACGAGTCGGTGCGCAGCCGCGCCGCAGTGCACGAGGGCGACCTGACCGAGGTGCTGCGCCCGGGCGGCCCGCTGGGCGACGACGCCTGGCGCGACGCCGTCTGCGTGGTGGATCCCCCGCGCGCCGGCCTGGGCAAGGACGGCACTGCCGCGGTGCTGGCGCGACGCCCCGCGCACGTCTTCTACATGAGCTGCGACCCGGCCACGCAGGCCCGCGATGCCGCCATCCTGGTGGCCGCCGGCTACCGGCCCCGCCAGTTGCGGGCGCTGGACATGTTCCCGCAGAGCGCGCACGTCGAGTCGCTGCTCTGGCTGGAAGACGCCGGCGAACCCGCCGCCAATCCCTGA
- a CDS encoding TrmJ/YjtD family RNA methyltransferase, translating into MSDASLPSLDNVVVVLSRPTEPMNIGAACRAMKTMGLSRLRLIAPLNPKGRSARALAHGAEDILDNALVVDDLLDAVSDALVVTGTTARERQLRKRALLTPAELADNIAEHSREGRVVIMFGTERTGLTNDEIDICRHLSTVDTAPEQPSLNLAQAVMLYGWEIRQAMQRAGALDALGARGRGLAPRGQGSASRPNHPHRGTRLPTQGELDHMYAHLAHAMAAIGYTPRERLKFLTYLRHLHMRAGIVNWETHIYHILARHITGALRVPRFQGLPGEPELSDEALAGMAAEIAALPDDDGGASGSGPNDQA; encoded by the coding sequence ATGAGCGACGCCTCACTCCCATCCCTCGACAACGTGGTGGTGGTGCTGAGCCGCCCCACCGAGCCGATGAACATCGGTGCCGCCTGCCGCGCCATGAAGACGATGGGCCTGAGCCGGCTGCGCCTCATCGCCCCGCTCAATCCCAAGGGGCGCAGCGCGCGCGCCCTGGCGCACGGGGCCGAGGACATCCTCGACAACGCCCTGGTGGTCGACGATCTGCTGGACGCCGTCAGCGATGCACTGGTCGTCACCGGCACCACGGCGCGCGAGCGCCAGCTGCGCAAGCGCGCCCTGCTCACGCCGGCGGAACTGGCCGACAACATCGCCGAACATTCGCGCGAGGGCCGCGTCGTCATCATGTTCGGGACCGAGCGCACCGGCCTGACCAACGACGAGATCGACATCTGCCGCCACCTCTCGACGGTGGACACCGCGCCCGAGCAGCCCTCGCTGAACCTGGCGCAGGCGGTCATGCTCTACGGCTGGGAGATCCGCCAGGCGATGCAGCGCGCCGGCGCTCTTGACGCGCTCGGCGCCCGCGGCCGCGGCCTGGCCCCGCGCGGACAGGGTTCCGCCTCGCGGCCGAACCATCCGCACCGCGGCACGCGCCTGCCCACGCAGGGCGAGCTGGACCACATGTACGCGCACCTGGCTCACGCCATGGCCGCGATCGGCTACACGCCGCGCGAGCGCCTGAAATTCCTCACCTACCTCAGGCACCTGCACATGCGCGCCGGCATCGTCAACTGGGAGACGCACATCTACCACATCCTGGCGCGCCATATCACGGGCGCGCTGCGGGTGCCCCGCTTCCAGGGACTGCCGGGCGAGCCTGAACTGTCGGACGAGGCGCTGGCGGGGATGGCGGCCGAGATTGCCGCGCTTCCGGACGATGACGGCGGTGCGTCGGGGTCGGGGCCGAACGACCAGGCATAA
- a CDS encoding Hpt domain-containing protein, producing the protein MIKELALPGPEVPVIDESRLLSEFGGDREILAELRDLFLAQAPPLYIAILEAMDRGAVPELVTDAHSLTGACATYGAPRLTMVCKEIELAGKANDLETARAWRSAFVTEFAALSEGITRIAQG; encoded by the coding sequence GTGATCAAGGAACTCGCCTTGCCCGGTCCCGAAGTGCCCGTCATCGACGAATCGCGCCTCCTGTCGGAGTTCGGCGGCGATCGCGAGATTCTCGCCGAGCTGCGCGACCTGTTTCTCGCCCAGGCCCCTCCCTTGTACATCGCCATCCTCGAGGCGATGGATCGCGGCGCCGTGCCCGAGCTGGTCACGGACGCGCACAGCCTGACGGGCGCCTGCGCCACCTACGGCGCGCCGCGTTTGACGATGGTCTGCAAGGAGATCGAACTTGCGGGCAAGGCGAACGACCTGGAAACGGCGCGCGCCTGGCGGTCGGCCTTCGTCACGGAATTCGCGGCGCTGAGCGAGGGTATCACGCGGATCGCGCAGGGCTAG
- the pepF gene encoding oligoendopeptidase F — MSRRFCNLLVCVAMLSVAAASFAADLPPYKPDANATRAQVPDIYKWDLTPLFADNATWDAELKAVRAGLPALQAYAGTLGKPSAMAGCLKLYFDLHDRASRVAQYANLALDSEQTNQDLQARKQLSLSLLDELNAASGFLRGELLALDDATMKQAYAAKDGPAAYRKYVDNLRRRKSRVLSPDAERALQLAGDNLWVEIDLNEVPSAYEDAFGALLSDIAWPKVHDAEGKEVQLTLSNYPVFRASPDRRVREEAVNAFYTTLRQFQHAFAATLAGQFDLDVTYARARGYDTAREAYLDKDNLPVAVHDNLINAVNANLKPLHRYVELRRKVLGLDELRLYDLNVPLTADAEMDVTYQQACAILPAALAPLGKQYVEMLNQGLDPRNGWIDIYPSSDKDSGAFSASVYGRHPYVKMNYQDSLDDLSTLAHEYGHALHSHLAMTAQPYQDHRYVTFLAEIASTCNEALLSDYLVKKAESKEARIGILAAELETIRSTIYRQTLFSEFERAVHGYVEAGTPVTAALLDETYAGLIKRYYGPGFTVAANDGMEWAYIPHFYYKYYVYSYATGLSCGIAIAENVKANGQPAVDGYLQMLSGGCSEPPLDLLKKAGVDLTKPDAINAALARFDRIVTELAGLLDIKL; from the coding sequence ATGTCCCGCCGGTTCTGCAACCTGCTGGTGTGTGTCGCCATGCTGAGCGTCGCCGCCGCTTCCTTCGCCGCCGATCTGCCTCCGTACAAGCCGGACGCCAACGCGACGCGCGCGCAGGTGCCCGACATCTACAAGTGGGACCTCACGCCGCTGTTCGCCGACAACGCGACCTGGGACGCGGAACTGAAGGCCGTGCGCGCCGGGCTGCCCGCGCTGCAGGCCTACGCCGGCACGCTCGGCAAGCCGTCCGCGATGGCCGGCTGCCTGAAGCTCTACTTCGACCTGCACGACCGCGCCAGCCGCGTGGCCCAGTACGCGAACCTGGCGCTCGACAGCGAACAGACCAACCAGGATCTCCAGGCGCGCAAGCAGTTGAGCCTGTCGCTGCTGGATGAACTCAACGCCGCGTCCGGCTTCCTGCGCGGGGAACTGCTGGCGCTCGACGACGCCACCATGAAGCAGGCCTACGCGGCCAAGGACGGCCCGGCCGCGTACCGCAAGTACGTGGACAACCTGCGCCGCCGGAAGTCGCGCGTGCTGTCGCCCGACGCCGAGAGGGCGCTGCAGCTGGCCGGCGACAACCTCTGGGTCGAGATCGACCTGAACGAGGTGCCCAGTGCCTACGAGGACGCCTTCGGCGCCCTGTTGTCGGACATTGCCTGGCCGAAGGTTCACGATGCCGAGGGCAAGGAAGTGCAGCTGACGCTGTCGAACTACCCCGTCTTCCGCGCCTCGCCCGACCGCCGCGTGCGCGAGGAAGCCGTGAACGCCTTCTACACGACGCTGCGCCAGTTCCAGCACGCGTTCGCCGCCACGCTGGCCGGCCAGTTCGACCTGGACGTGACCTATGCCCGGGCCCGCGGCTACGACACCGCGCGTGAGGCCTACCTGGACAAGGACAACCTGCCGGTGGCCGTGCACGACAACCTGATCAACGCCGTGAATGCCAACCTGAAGCCGCTGCACCGCTACGTCGAACTGCGCCGCAAGGTGCTCGGCCTCGACGAACTGCGCCTGTACGACCTGAACGTGCCGCTGACGGCCGATGCCGAGATGGACGTCACCTACCAGCAGGCCTGCGCCATCCTCCCCGCGGCGCTGGCGCCCCTGGGCAAGCAGTACGTGGAGATGCTGAACCAGGGCCTGGACCCGCGCAACGGCTGGATCGACATCTACCCGAGCAGCGACAAGGACAGCGGCGCCTTCTCCGCCTCGGTCTACGGACGGCACCCCTACGTGAAGATGAACTACCAGGACAGCCTCGATGACCTGTCGACGCTGGCCCACGAGTACGGCCACGCGCTGCACAGCCACCTGGCGATGACCGCGCAGCCGTACCAGGACCACCGCTACGTGACGTTCCTGGCCGAGATCGCCTCGACCTGCAATGAAGCGCTGCTGTCGGACTACCTGGTGAAGAAGGCCGAGTCGAAGGAAGCGCGCATCGGGATCCTGGCCGCCGAGCTGGAGACCATCCGCTCGACCATCTACCGGCAGACGCTGTTCAGCGAGTTCGAGCGCGCGGTGCACGGCTACGTCGAGGCGGGCACCCCGGTCACGGCCGCGCTGCTCGACGAGACCTACGCCGGGCTCATCAAGCGCTACTACGGCCCCGGCTTCACCGTGGCCGCGAACGACGGCATGGAGTGGGCCTACATCCCCCACTTCTACTACAAGTACTACGTGTACAGCTACGCGACGGGCCTCAGCTGCGGCATCGCCATCGCCGAGAACGTGAAGGCGAACGGCCAGCCCGCCGTCGACGGCTACCTGCAGATGCTCTCGGGCGGCTGCTCCGAGCCGCCGCTGGACCTGCTGAAGAAGGCGGGCGTCGACCTGACGAAGCCGGATGCGATCAACGCGGCGCTGGCGCGGTTCGACCGTATCGTGACGGAGTTGGCGGGGCTGCTGGACATCAAGCTGTAG
- a CDS encoding S8 family serine peptidase — translation MKSMAMLRRLVVGGALLLAAAVSSAKTPVQTLDDMPRHTYRVAGSVSAMLADPAAFGAFCASVRTDIESDLATYEIGDKAARQRLLNTLLSLDLQAGRDADVPARVEAVRALEDKEATRLTTGLVALAWVDARRAAGNDQTTPAFKAAFRAALDRDLAALPAELVRDNIQAQKGRMEIMSPTVIAGMVQSQLDPIVAAAGEVSSDLAGQIVGIGVAMNTVLPLREELVAAYAGFLDAGKEEKKDIWAARDVSLEGRTDLKPVTVAIWDSGVDVDAFPNGLFTNAAEKVDGQDNDGNGFIDDIHGIAWDYDGKAVPELLHPLGDQTGRLEAAMQSMKGFTDLGAGVDSPEASALRKHMSGMGSADVGPFMESLGFAGLHAHGTHVTGIALAGNPAARALVARISFDYHTIPKPLTAQTAQAHAESYSRTVDYFRAHGVRAVNMSWGWSLKEIESSLEANNVGGTAAERGRLAAEMLGTLRNGMEKAMKSAPDILFVAAAGNDDNDVEFDQSMPGSLDLPNLMMVGAVDQAGRRTGFTSSGRRVRVYANGFEVDSNVPGGGRMKMSGTSMASPNALNLAAKLFAVKPALTPQQVVSLIERGADTVDGQEGLKLINPRRSLELLAAE, via the coding sequence GTGAAATCCATGGCCATGCTTCGCCGTCTCGTCGTCGGTGGCGCCCTGCTGCTGGCGGCAGCCGTGTCATCCGCGAAGACCCCGGTCCAGACGCTCGACGACATGCCGCGGCACACCTACCGCGTTGCCGGATCCGTCAGCGCGATGCTCGCGGACCCCGCGGCCTTCGGGGCGTTCTGCGCCAGCGTGCGGACGGACATCGAATCGGACCTGGCGACCTACGAGATCGGCGACAAGGCGGCCCGCCAGCGCCTGCTCAACACGCTGCTGTCGCTTGACCTGCAGGCGGGGCGCGACGCTGACGTGCCGGCCCGGGTTGAGGCGGTGCGCGCGCTCGAGGACAAGGAGGCCACGCGACTGACCACCGGCCTGGTGGCCCTGGCCTGGGTCGATGCGCGTCGCGCCGCAGGCAACGACCAGACCACGCCGGCGTTCAAGGCGGCCTTCCGCGCTGCCCTGGATCGGGACCTGGCCGCTTTGCCGGCCGAACTTGTGCGCGACAACATCCAGGCCCAGAAGGGGCGGATGGAGATCATGAGCCCGACCGTCATCGCCGGCATGGTGCAGAGCCAGCTCGACCCCATCGTTGCGGCCGCCGGAGAAGTGAGCTCGGACCTGGCCGGGCAGATCGTGGGCATCGGCGTGGCCATGAACACCGTGCTGCCGCTGCGCGAGGAACTGGTGGCGGCGTATGCCGGCTTCCTGGACGCCGGCAAGGAGGAGAAGAAGGACATCTGGGCTGCGCGTGACGTGTCGCTGGAGGGCCGCACCGATCTCAAGCCCGTCACCGTAGCGATCTGGGATTCAGGCGTGGATGTGGATGCATTTCCAAACGGCCTGTTCACCAATGCGGCGGAGAAGGTCGACGGCCAGGATAACGACGGCAACGGCTTCATCGACGACATCCACGGCATCGCCTGGGACTACGACGGCAAGGCCGTGCCCGAACTGCTGCACCCACTGGGCGACCAGACCGGTCGCCTGGAGGCGGCCATGCAGTCGATGAAGGGGTTCACGGATCTCGGCGCGGGTGTCGACAGCCCCGAGGCTTCGGCGCTGCGCAAGCACATGAGCGGTATGGGTTCGGCCGACGTCGGTCCGTTCATGGAGTCGCTCGGATTCGCCGGCCTGCACGCGCACGGCACGCACGTCACCGGCATCGCGCTGGCCGGGAACCCGGCGGCGCGGGCGCTCGTCGCGCGCATCTCATTCGACTACCACACCATCCCGAAGCCGCTGACCGCGCAGACGGCGCAGGCGCACGCCGAGTCGTACAGCCGGACCGTGGACTACTTCCGGGCCCACGGCGTGCGCGCCGTGAACATGAGCTGGGGCTGGTCGCTGAAGGAGATCGAGTCGTCGCTCGAGGCGAACAATGTCGGCGGCACGGCGGCGGAGCGCGGCCGCCTGGCGGCCGAGATGCTGGGTACCCTGCGCAACGGCATGGAGAAGGCCATGAAGTCGGCGCCGGACATCCTCTTCGTCGCGGCCGCCGGCAACGACGACAACGATGTCGAGTTCGACCAGTCGATGCCCGGCAGCCTGGACCTGCCCAACCTGATGATGGTCGGCGCCGTGGACCAGGCCGGCCGTCGCACGGGCTTCACGAGCAGCGGTCGTCGCGTCCGCGTCTACGCCAACGGCTTCGAGGTCGACAGCAACGTGCCGGGCGGCGGGCGCATGAAGATGTCGGGAACGTCGATGGCCTCGCCCAACGCCCTGAACCTGGCCGCGAAGCTGTTCGCCGTGAAGCCCGCGCTGACGCCGCAGCAGGTCGTGTCGCTGATCGAGCGCGGCGCCGACACCGTGGACGGGCAGGAAGGGTTGAAGCTCATCAACCCGCGCCGCTCGCTGGAGTTGCTGGCGGCGGAGTAG